The genomic segment CAATTGTTAGTATCTATGGTGCTTTAGTTTATCTTTCAACAATTATCGGTGGTTGGGTAGCCGATCGTTTACTTGGAGCCTCACAAACGATTTTTATTGGTGGTATTTTAATTACATTGGGGCACATTGCTTTAGCAACACCGTTTGGTCTGACTTCACTTTTTGTGGCTTTATTTTTGATTATTCTAGGAACTGGGATGCTCAAACCAAATATTTCCAATATGGTAGGACATCTTTACTCTAAAGAAGACTCCAGACGTGATACTGGATTTAACATTTTTGTAGTTGGAATCAACATGGGGTCGTTGATTGCGCCACTTGTCGTCGGTACAGTTGGTCAAGGAATTAACTATCATCTTGGTTTCTCTCTTGCCGCTATTGGTATGATTGTCGCACTCTTTGTTTACTGGTTCGGGCGGATGCGTCAATTTCCAGAAATTGGACGTGAACCATCAAATCCTATGGATGCAAAGGCAAAACGTAATTTTATTATTGGTTTAGTCATTGTTATAATTGTAGCCAGTCTTGCATTTTTCATGTTATATCAAGCAAGTCCAAGTAACTTCATCAATAACTTTATTAATGTTTTATCTGCGGTTGGAATTATTGTCCCTGTTGCTTATTTTGTAACAATGTTCAGCTCTAAAAAAGTAGAATCAGATGAACGCCGCAAATTGACTGCTTATATTCCGCTGTTTTTGTCTGCTATTGTTTTTTGGGCAATTGAAGAACAAAGTTCAACAATTATTGCAGTCTGGGGTGAATCAAGAACAAATTTGAATCCTACATGGTTTGGTGTGACTTTCCACATTGACCCTTCTTGGTATCAATTATTGAACCCACTTTTTATTGTACTCTTGACACCAATCTTTGTCCGTCTTTGGAATAAACTGGGTGAACGTCAACCATCAACCATTGTAAAATTTGGTATTGGACTTTTATTGACAGGTGCTTCATATCTGGTTATGACACTTCCAGGGCTTTTGAACGGTACAGCAGGACGTGTGAGCGCGCTTTGGTTAGTACTGATGTTTGCTATCCAAATGGCAGGTGAATTACTCGTGTCGCCAGTAGGTCTGTCTGTTTCTACTAAACTGGCACCCGTTGCTTTCCAGTCACAAATGATGGCAATGTGGTTCTTGGCTGACTCAACCTCGCAAGCGATTAATGCACAAATCGCACCTTTCTTCCGTGCTTCAACGGAAATAAAATTCTTTGGAATTGTGGGAGCGATTGGTATCGTAGTCGGAATTATCCTCCTTATCATCAAAAAACCAATTTTGAAATTGATGGGCGATGTCCGCTAAAAATAACTTTTAAAAAGCTGTCAGTACTGACAGCTTTTATTCATTCATTTATCACAAAAAA from the Lactococcus allomyrinae genome contains:
- a CDS encoding peptide MFS transporter; this encodes MENLNKTEKTFFGQPRGLLTLFQTEFWERFSYYGMRAILVYYLYALTTADNAGLGLPKTQAMAIVSIYGALVYLSTIIGGWVADRLLGASQTIFIGGILITLGHIALATPFGLTSLFVALFLIILGTGMLKPNISNMVGHLYSKEDSRRDTGFNIFVVGINMGSLIAPLVVGTVGQGINYHLGFSLAAIGMIVALFVYWFGRMRQFPEIGREPSNPMDAKAKRNFIIGLVIVIIVASLAFFMLYQASPSNFINNFINVLSAVGIIVPVAYFVTMFSSKKVESDERRKLTAYIPLFLSAIVFWAIEEQSSTIIAVWGESRTNLNPTWFGVTFHIDPSWYQLLNPLFIVLLTPIFVRLWNKLGERQPSTIVKFGIGLLLTGASYLVMTLPGLLNGTAGRVSALWLVLMFAIQMAGELLVSPVGLSVSTKLAPVAFQSQMMAMWFLADSTSQAINAQIAPFFRASTEIKFFGIVGAIGIVVGIILLIIKKPILKLMGDVR